DNA from Magnolia sinica isolate HGM2019 chromosome 19, MsV1, whole genome shotgun sequence:
ATTAGCAGCCTCGTATACGCGAGTAGGCTTTGCAAAGCTTCCCGTTATATGTGGGGGAGTTATTTGGTACTCCGGCTGCTAAGGAAGCTTGATGCGCACGACATTCACAATCGCAAAATCAGTTCGGTCGaacgatcctaacctttgatttcaAGACACCTGcttgttgaaacaggaccattggatGTTTTCGTCCTTAGCCGCCTAAAAAAACGCCCACCAATCAGATAGTCAGCTTGTCCAATAACCCTAATTTTTTGTTCATAATACATCTAAAATGGGACCcaaaatttggacggtttaacttTAATTGCTTGCATTCCATATTAGTgcttgcatatcatccatcacactctgccggagTACTAAAGTTATTCTCCTGCTGCCTGGAGGATACCGGTTACTTAATCTACTCGAGCGAGTAAACTGTACACCCTTGTCTCCCACGTGTGTCAACTTGCACGTGGTTGAGAGATTCAAGCCACACGTTAGGCCAGACCGACGGTGCAGATTTCTGGTATGGTGTGAAGGTTAGGTAAAAATAACTGTACTGCTAGGACAGGCTGATGAACGGTCTAAATTCAACCTACAAGTGTGGCAGATATGGTGGTCACATCAGCCTCATGATTCGGATGATTAATCCACCTGGAGGCACGGTCTGACGGGATGGCTGGACGTTCCACACGTGTGCCTCATAACCACACGTGACCGCCAAAATCTCCTCAAAATCATCAACGGCGAAAGAAGACGTGCGCAAGTACAGCACCACCCGACTAAAAATCCCCATACTCGGCCCCGGCCTTACCCGTGACAGTGGAGCCATTACATtgggcccacgttgatgcatatattctatatccacaccgtccatccgtttttaaagactATGTTAGAGTATCAGACCAAAcattaagtagatctaaatctcaggtggactataccatagaaaaaagtggtgaatgcacgccctaccattaaaaacttcctagggcccaccgtaattgcttattttccatccaacctgttaattattTCACATAGATCCGGATGAAGGAAAAAAGGAACAAAGTACGCTTGATCAAGAACTCGTGGCCAAGGTTGAAGCTTTTGTTgaccactaatggtcaatcaccactgtttcttatggtatggtctacctgagaattggatttatttgatttttggtattatgctctaaaatagtctgaaaaaacggatggatggcatggatatagaatatatatatcaaggtgggtcccacggtaagggaAGCACTGTCTTGAGTGGGGCCAGGGCAGCGCTGAATCCGCTCCcacgagttatttgatactcaggcTGGGTATAATGAATGATGCGCATGCACTCCAATATTGCGTACATGTCACATATAAACTCAAATCAAAACCGACTAGATTGTGAATACTACTTCCACTAAGCCACATCTGATCAGGTTGGTTAAACAATTTGAACCTCTGATTTGCGGACACTTGTTTGTAGAAATGGGACGGTTGGATATTTGTCATGTTAACCGTCCAATAGATGTCCGACAATCTCATGGTAAGATAATCGGATAACCTCATTTTTTGcttcatgatacatctacactTGATCCCATAATTTCGAAGGTTTAATTTGACtaattgtatgccacgtgtgcaattcctaagtaatttctaagtgcctgagtatcatccatgaCACCCTGCCGGAGTATCCAAGTTTCACCATGACAACCTGATGCAATTATACTCCGTATCATGGTGGAAAATCTGGTTCGCGCGAATTTCTCAGGAGATTATaaaattttgaggttttcttCTTTTGGAAAACAGTAAATAAATAATTCATTATAAATCCATAAAtaacttaaaaaaatgaaaatctaatTATATAATGAGTCAGTTAAATTTTAAGTATTTTTTATGTTCATTTCGggataatttctaaaaaaatacgAGAAACTCAGAACAaccgagattttcaaaatatctcgaTAATAcacgagattttgaaaatcttggcGATATTTGCCACCCTGCTACATATCCCTTCCcatgaaaaacataaaaaataaattaaaaaaaaaaaggctctgaCGGCCCCACAAATCTTACTTCCCaaaccacaccaaaaaaaaaaaaagaagtaaaaaagccTCCATTTACATATAAACCCTTGTAGAGTAGTAAAAGACACTTAAACACAGGTAATCTTCAAGTGATGAAAAGGACACTTAAGATCAAGGGCTCTGGTGGCTTAGCAATCCAACTGCATTGTGCTGCTTGGAAGGACCTGATGGTGGTATTGGAACTGCTCTTGGAAAGAACCCAAACAAGTAGCCTACTTCCTTAGACGAGCCTGGCTTCACATAGAACCGCTCACTCCTTCTTGATCCATCACACCTTGTATTGCATGCAACCAAGATAAACACTACAATGATTAACCTTGTACAAACACCCATCTCTCCAAACcctccagagagagagagagagagagatgtatgagggtgtagagagagagagagagagagagagaagagagagagagagagagagagaggtggatttGGAAGAGGAAGATTGCACCAAGATGAAGATATACGTGAAGTGACAGCTTTGCAGTCGGTGTTTTGATTTTCAGAAGCTAAGGAGAGAAAATCATGGGAGAATTAAATGCAAGGTGGTGTTGGTTATAGCGGGTGTTGGTGAgatatatggaaaaaaaaaaataaaaaaatataataatactcTGGTTGAGTGTGTTATTTGATACGCGTGCGCTATAAGCAACTCAAATCAATCTGTCCGAATGGTccccagtttggatggatcaTAGCCAAAGAATGTCATGATCTAGTGCAAATGTTTTCACTATatttgtgtgggcctcaccataacaTGTTCAAGACATCGGCTCTGACCATCATGCATGCCATCTCTTCTTTGCCCAAAAgtttaaaaatcaggccaatccatggcTGAGGTAAGCCACACGATCAGAACAGTTTGGAGAGGGAAAATGTGCCATCTCAagtgttccctgtggtgtggtcgacctgagtaATGGATTAGCCTTATTTTTTCTGCACACGGCCCACTTAAGGGGCTGCCCATGATGGTCGGACCAGATTTctttaaaacatcatggtgggtcccactccaaTATAAGTGAACACCGCAATTGTGATGAGAACGTAATTGTGACGATAACGTTTGCACTTGATCTTTTTCTGTCACCATTTAGtggacatttgaaataaaaaaatagcCTACTGGTCTCAATTGCAGCAAAGGTGTCCAGCAATCAGAGGACAAGATTGCTCAACTGATGATGACCGACGTATTGTATTTCTCTACACTTGGGCAGTTTAATTGTCTTAATATGCACTACGTGTACAAATTTTCAGGCTGCCTGCATATTaacatcacactctaccagagtatatATCAAATACAATTTTGGTGAGAGAGATTTTTCATACTTACTGCACATCGGCCAAGGTTTTTACCTGGTCTACTTTGTCTTTCACTTGTGAAAAGTGGGACCCATGTTCTGATATCTGACCATTAATTTTCTGGGCCCCACAGGATCTACCATGATGATGGCTACTACACATAGCCCAAGATAGTCACTATGGTTTCCCATTACCAATCTGATTCATATACAGTAGTATGCATGACAGACGAACGTCTGGGTTTGGGAAGCATGGGCCCATTTATCAGAAATGGAGTGGGGCCCATCTATCAGAAATGAAAACCGACCATATCATATGCCTCCATCAAGGACAGAATAGGGTTGAGCGGGTCTTTAGGAGACTGGGATAAAGCTGATGGAAAGGAATTAAATATACACGCATACAGACTTCTCTGTTAGTTTAGCAGCatcttgaaaatggtggtgataaATCCTTATCACATTTGGCAATGATTTAtggctatctagaccatccagatCATGGGTTTCATTGTGGATAGAGCATATCTCTAATATCATACTGATaaaataatcctaaccatccaatcaattttCTATCTAATGAACGGTTGTTGAAATCAAAATAATGGGTGATCCGAATTTGAAGGAAAATAATAAgtagatggttaatattatcttcttaTACAACTAATCCTCCATAGGCTGTTGGATCAGCTATTCTGCCTGGATTGCATCCATTCcttaaatggtgtaaaactaacaTAGGGGTCGTACAAGAAAAACGAGAGGAAGACCGTAAAATGTCTTGGCCGGCTGAAGTGGACAGAAGATTTCAACCGACAGCCCGACGCTTGATGGCCCACCGCGCAAAATCTGCACCAATCAGATAATTCTGTCCGTACATTTAATGGCGTTTCGATGTAGAAACTGAACTATCGGTTAGTTTTCACTGATCCGTTCCGTCAGAAGGTGGGGCCCAGGTACCGTGTGGTGGTACGTGTACAGCAATGTAGGGTAATCGCCGGGTCTACCTCGCCTTTTTTagaaaaaacaaaatacaaaaagaaagagataaaAAGTCCAGTGATGgaagtttttcttatttgatactccggctgcgtaCGAAACTTGATAAGCATGCAATCAGATATCGTAGACGTGGCACAAACGAACTCagattaaaccgactaaattgtggaaagcACTGAGTCTAAATCAGATTCATAAAATCAGATTACTCCAACGATCAGATTCTTTGATTAGCGACGCTCATTTGTTGAAATAAAACAACTGGATACTTTTCATTTCAAACCGTCCAATAACTATCCACCAATCCAAtaattagataatcaaataagtgtaatttttgtcCATGCTACATATAGACTGGTataccataatttggatggtttatctTGAACATTTTGTATTCCAATTATGAGATTTCTGAGTGATATTTTTGGCAGCCTGTTtattatccatcacactctaccagagtaccaAAGCTTTTCTGGAAAAAGGGTTGGCTATGTCTAGCAGGCAGGTGAGATGTTGGCCCCACATGAATTAATGGCCGACTAAGGAAACGGAACTGTGTGTTCAGCCCCAAACAGGAGTACCTGTCTTGTGGGTTTTGTAGGATTTGATGTTTTCTCCATCTcccttgtttttttattttttatttttttatgattgcaATTGCAAAAGaagaaaggacatgactctagtACTTTGGACGGTTGCAAACGGACGTAGCAGGTGCATGGAGGGTTATATGAATCCCATGCAACTCCAAGTTCTTTGggtctcactgtgatgtttgtattatatccaatccgtccatccgtttctccactTATGTATTAAAAATGAGCTGGAATACAAGGGAGACCAagaactcaaatggcccacaccacaagaaaaaatgaGACGGAAATAGCCACCTTTTAAACCTTCCTTGGCCTAatattgatgtttatatgacatccaaaacGTTCATAAGGTGACTCCCACCtgggatgaaagggaaaaatatcagcttgatttagaGCTTCTGTGGTCCTCAAGAAAAATTGGGCGGTGGGCGTTTCCATCTCCACcgtcttgtggtatggcccaattgatttttttttttcctcatgttTTGGGtcgtggcctaaaatgagctggaggaacggatggacggtgtggatataatacaaacatcaCGCTGGGCCCCACGTAACTGGGAGTTAGAGGCCCCGTGTTATATGGGCTATGCGACCATTGCACCCCTGGCGCACTGCAGAAGATTGCCGCAGTCACCAACGACCTCCATTTatggggggagcggattaggtgatatCCCGGATCCACGGAGGTGgttgggacccctgactgtagggctcacagtgatgtacgtgACATAAATCTACACCTTCCAACCATttcgaaagctcattttagggtatgcatGATACAAAAAgtaaagctgactcaaatcttaggtggaccacaccacaggaaacagtcgtgattgaatccccaccattacaaacttcatGGACTCCACCGGAATGTTcacttgccatccaacttgttgataaggtcacaaacacctcgATGAAGaaaccatacaaatatcatcttcatccaaagttTTTGTAGCCcacgagaaattttcaatggtcaatcaccactttttctgtACCATGGTGCACTAAAgtgagctttcaatacagatggacagcgtggatgtagtcacatacaccATAGGGCTCCAAagttagggtcccacccacctgggTGGATCCGGGTCTCACATAATCTGCTcctagagctaggcatcgagttgagtctgaccgagttagggctgacccgactcgactcgTTTTGAAataaacctaacttaaacttgactcgactcggtaccgagttcaGCATGCCTAACTCGATGTGAGTCCAGCATGCAAGACTCAATCCGAGTTCAGTTCTGGCCTGGACTAACCCAAACCGAGGGCAACCCGACCACAAGTACCAAGTTGGGTCGAGTTAGCACCAGGTTGGGTGCAACGGGtatccacgggctgaaatcacagCTTGAAACCTAAGTGCACCTGTCGGAATTGTGGTCTCTCCATCCGCTACATGGCATCTCATATCTGAAACGTcaaatctgatttatttatttatttttaatatgtaCGAGTCGGGTTTCAGATCGAGTGAGTAAGTACCAAGTAGGCACACCCGGatcgatccatagctcaagtggtagaccgagtgaaagataccttgtttcaacactaaggtcttggtattgattccctagtgggggtggctaacagtgaagtgtgaactcacAGTGCGTGTActcacaagctaacaaaaaaagaagaagtaccAAGTAggatttcgggtcgagtcaagtctagtcgagttactaggtgaccCAAAACTCAATtcagtttgagttcagattggaagAAGTCTACTCACCCTCTTGGTTTAGGTTCAGTCAGGTCTAAATGAGTCGGATGAGTCAAGTTTGCCGAGTTGAGTCGTCTCGTGCCCAACTCTATCAACTCCCATTTATGATTGGggaaaaaaactttgatactttggcagggtgtgatggatgatacgtagGCACTTATGAATTACTTAGAAGTTACATACTTGGAATAGGAGTACTTCAAATTAAACAGCCTGAATTATGGGTGTTCATCCCTATTGGCGCTATTTCCTGTGTGGGAACTAATCAGAGCAAGTTACATGTGATCTAGATGGATCCATGTGGTGTATTGGCCCCAACATTAATGGTAGAAAGTTCAACAAACCCTCCATTAATGGAGAGACTTAAATCAGCCCCAACTACCACCTCTAAGCCTTCATTAGCCCCACCATTACTATCCCTCATCAATGAATCATCTAAGTCATCAATGGGAGGAATCTCACCATCATCCAGGCCAAAAGGAGAATCtgatgcatgggacccacccactccAGCAATAACATCATTCAACAACCCATCTTGGGTGGCCCATGAAGAGAATGACCAAGGTAAAGAGAGGACAAAAAGGGAGACGAAGACAAGACAAATCCATGACCAGGGGCCAAACGTTCGGAGCAAAGAATATGCTGAAGAGATAGGAAAAAGGGATGTTGGGTCCGAAGTAGAATGAGGCAAAGAAGCTAGACAGAAGGGAGACTAGGTTGCCGCTGGTCTGTACTTTCTGACCCTGCTTTTGTGGGATTGGCTTTGGGACTCGCGGTAGGTGAAAGTGATAGGAGACATCAGCCGGAGGCACCCTGGTTGCCACCAGTACTCCAAATGGACCCCTACTTTTGCCGAAATATGATCAACAACATCcaaaattgatgtagagcgggtcacagataatttcatggccaagatggaccagaaaaggcccgttCGGAGAGGGAGATGATTTGgactgtcagaacttaaaacggacgaatctcgtaaaccagaatgagttatcggacgtaaaatatatgattttggggtaggacgagatactttagccacctaaccccgctatgccgggttatgcaagctagatttgtgaaataccatcagatcaatggttgtttccctgttttaatttcgtttttactataaatagtaagttttagtttgattgtaactcttcatctgttgggctttaggagttgtacccaacatgaaaagtgcttagaataattaggataacaacttggtgaagctaaatagggcacttattatttttggctgaaaaccatgcgcactagtagacatcatggccgtctataaatagtaagtttactatttacagtcagttgagaattataggagttttagttgtagtttgattctgaaatttcttcaattgcttagtatccctatttaaagggttgtgaactcatttatttcaattgtcgatcaattttgaattttatagaatttattttctattttcttgttcttttcctcgtggattcgagaagtctctgtgaggagtgcagagaagttccatggattcaaaacatttatccccttgaggaagatggtgctcgacctcatgtcttTCCATGATTAGTTTTTGTAAATGCTATGTTGTATAAAGCACAaatttatttgtcaaattttgtttagacaaaacagcttatgaagtggtccatctaatgtggatcaagatggaaagttcaagtctcaAGTCAAGCAAATTCTACTATGGTTCAAGACCTTACAgaagtacaagtcatgaagtagatcaagatggaaagttcaagctttacCGAGTTCAAGTTCTACGacacttctagtagaagatcaagctctatcTTCAACTACATGTTCTATTGAAGAATTATGtagaagaaaaaatttcaaacttcaatgttcagtcttttcaagtataacagaccctagaaagaccttagacttaggtgcctTCTAAAGACAAACATATATGGGTTTTAATACTTTTATcaggcttaagttcgactagtctaggcttaggttcgactagtctaagctgtagCTTGACCAATTTAAGAAAATCTTCAACAAGTCTAAGTTTAAAttccaaaaaatgaatttttctatTGCTTTCTTGATCGGTCGAGCAGATCGTATGACCAGTCAAAGAAGGGCCTTCGACCATTCAAGGGttgcttgactcgaagtccaacaactaaaatcagacactctcaaccagtcgaagcccatgctCAACCAGTtaagcagggccttcgaccagttgaagaatgattttatccgatcgtgcttaaaatttgaaattttgttagatcttagacgagtcgaagcaacaacttttcatcctataaatagaggccttctctcaatccgaaattactAATCCAAGTTAGTAAAAatcttcatcaagagagagagaagtccccactatcttcaagccattacatggtattttaatattttgtttaaataacttattattttaattccttgatatccttttcatgaatcttatttttttaaagagagtaattactcttctttgaaatcttgaggaattcaaacaagta
Protein-coding regions in this window:
- the LOC131234669 gene encoding uncharacterized protein LOC131234669; this translates as MADDYLLTHYPRGWLDDNLQGPSHGDIPLGLSHILPWGPFGVLVATRVPPADVSYHFHLPRVPKPIPQKQGQKVQTSGNLVSLLSSFFASFYSKSYLVLLLFLLACEYTHFSLSLSGGFGEMGVCTRLIIVVFILVACNTRCDGSRRSERFYVKPGSSKEVGYLFGFFPRAVPIPPSGPSKQHNAVGLLSHQSP